The following are from one region of the Colius striatus isolate bColStr4 chromosome Z, bColStr4.1.hap1, whole genome shotgun sequence genome:
- the RPL27 gene encoding large ribosomal subunit protein eL27, which translates to MGKFMKPGKVVLVLAGRYSGRKAVIVKNIDDGTSDRPYSHALVAGIDRYPRKVTAAMGKKKIAKRSKIKSFVKVYNYNHLMPTRYSVDIPLDKTVVNKDVFRDPALKRKARREAKVKFEERYKTGKNKWFFQKLRF; encoded by the exons ATGGGGAAGTTCATGAAGCCGGGGAAGGTGGTGCTGGTGCTGGCCGGCCGCTACTCGGGCCGTAAGGCCGTCATCGTGAAG AACATCGACGATGGCACCTCGGACCGGCCGTACAGCCACGCCTTGGTGGCGGGCATCGACCGCTACCCGCGGAAGGTGACCGCGGCCATGGGCAAGAAGAAGATCGCCAAGAGGTCCAAGATCAAGTCCTTCGTCAAAGTGTACAACTACAACCACTTGATGCCCACTCG GTATTCCGTCGATATCCCTCTGGACAAAACAGTGGTCAACAAGGACGTGTTCAGGGACCCTGCTCTGAAACGCAAAGCGAGACGTGAAGCCAAGGTGAAATTTGAGGAAAG GTACAAGACAGGAAAGAATAAGTGGTTCTTCCAGAAGCTGCGATTCTGA
- the IFI35 gene encoding interferon-induced 35 kDa protein encodes MDSFEDSFIYLPQAGDPEGGSEEMTPERIQQEVEHCKEVCRALEQDSVDLHKAKGAVEQRTQELRKEQELLCKKFELQMSLKRDEEANCQMNIFLAREENNKLRQEKEMLEKKLEVVKKRIPWEDPLMMISALPEKKMVFKSLVSNKEDMNKLILTPLIRYPLPGGSALITFEKAEVAQRIIEMKEHVVELSCGDELEELDRCRVRMQAAPVDILLPSAVEIGLSQSNRSILVSDLPNLGIPEESLLDKLELFFSKTKNGGGEVDRTEFLDDSGQVMLTFAQEEVAELLISRGHIQMQIGKTSYNLKISPCISGNITDLQLQPSRCPRTVLLSGIPDVLPEEAMRDTLEIHFQRPSRGGGEVDALAYVPAGRDGVAVFAEDAG; translated from the exons ATGGATTCGTTTGAG GACTCCTTCATCTACCTGCCCCAGGCCGGGGACCCGGAGGGTGGCTCCGAGGAGATGACCCCCGAGCGCATCCAGCAGGAGGTCGAGCACTGCAAG GAAGTTTGTCGTGCTCTGGAGCAAGACAGTGTGGACTTACACAAGGCCAAGGGAGCTGTGGAGCAAAGGACACAAGAGCTGAGGAAAGAGCAAGAACTCCTTTGTAAAAAGTTTGAGCTACAGATGTCTTTAAAAAGAGACGAGGAGGCAAACTGCCAG ATGAACATCTTTTTAGCAAGGGAGGAGAACAACAAACTAAGGCAGGAGAAGGAGATGCTGGAAAAGAAACTGGAAGTAGTGAAGAAGAGGATTCCCTGGGAGGATCCACTGATG ATGATATCTGCCTTGCCAGAGAAGAAAATGGTGTTTAAGAGCCTTGTGTCAAACAAGGAGGACATGAACAAGCTGATACTCACCCCACTGATCCGCTACCCTCTGCCTGGGGGCTCGGCTCTCATCACCTTTGAGAAGGCAGAGG TGGCCCAGAGGATCATAGAGATGAAGGAGCACGTGGTGGAGCTGAGCTGTGGGGatgagctggaggagctggaccGGTGCAGAGTGCGAATGCAGGCAGCGCCCGTGGACATACTGCTGCCCTCTGCCGTGGAG ATTGGGCTGAGTCAGAGCAACAGGAGCATCCTTGTATCTGACCTGCCCAACCTGGGCATCCCTGAGGAGTCACTGCTGGACAAGCTGGAGCTCTTCTTCAGCAAGACAAAGAATGGAGGTGGTGAGGTGGACAGGACAGAGTTCCTGGATGACTCTGGGCAGGTGATGCTGACCTTCGCACAGGAGGAAG tggcagagctgctgaTTTCCAGAGGACACATCCAGATGCAGATTGGCAAAACAAGCTACAACCTCAAAATATCTCCCTGCATAAGTGGAAACATCACTGACCTGCAG ctccagccctcccGCTGCCCCAGGACCGTCCTGCTCTCCGGCATCCCCGACGTGCTGCCTGAGGAGGCCATGAGGGACACGCTGGAGATCCACTTCCAGAGGCCCAGCCGTGGCGGGGGGGAGGTGGACGCCCTCGCCTACGTGccggcgggacgggacggggtgGCTGTTTTCGCGGAGGACGCGGGTTAA
- the LOC133628700 gene encoding uncharacterized protein LOC133628700, translating into MLRGTVNIKLGICSQRRVCRAGAGNGLREQRGRAGGRRRHRRGGPAFAFASRRRLQGRSGTQAMSGHTVRVRGFPAELPPDRVADKLTIHFLRSRNGGGEIADVQVLPGAQACALITFEALEVAQRILKAKNHVLSIGGKKYPLEVTEHVAELSPNEIFIHAYVIVDYSKLPTGKTFLRDLHKGYSNVQFNFDSRSTHCMVKGPFTELQAFSRDLLGSLNLKSQAAGEIPPPASSHVAKEMDDHRQVLDSAGSEGERAKLPSWDQVCEKADKVPSPRGPVDGEAVEHLEDFSLVMDSDIYLYMQRFCAAEYQSVLRQHHVDVVDVSSDGIATLYLQPSADVSGDVSAMQQAYLALQQLYQHLEVSLRKEKIAKRELQMDSQALRALIRELHDLCPQVLCHEDEKQLYLIGNLIDVSQAKQYLQGFNAKRGADRAAGALSSTLPPHPASTEAALHKPKASADTSASRLSPGRSELKGELKLAANFSTLKADRSQASQGPRLKRDSQPAGQAQTCGKPFSDTDALGPSDPTALTPQYQPRVPTTDVGLGSANESQQKDPKEWDHVKGGAKLAKHKALSALGGKESSTWQHPEDSKGSGPTRHHTFSPSDMTRTSSALDSQPSESRPLLRRSNSFSLPRPKESPKPRGGSRVSEEMSLDSLQWSYLKDVCHTALDELCRDRGVQISERRSGDCTVLTLQAADRNKLFQAKWKVEALVQKCPDLVYQSLSYSELAVDGPDDSAVSELCSLLKGYTPQAGLSKDKYKLCIACPKEMLPGVTEAFHVFSSRRLRALKSSSLSPGAESTKHSNVIHPSRSQDTVLGAGFPSSLESLQMGLQHLNIDDKEDQADIPKAEEKSPASPWSFQQALRQEEADGHVDSRAVQGGSSLLSPSVMEKPSPAGLREPQEQPKTKLSVGEPDIARLKQVLPDRFQFARDKSRGGHTEAMGQPRSPGPAADDAPHSLSTWLYKAGATEPPEPAAKQSPAAELRPLLPTGRSNVQEEPDLSPRQLRGPGLGEGRSKTPLGQCDACQGSGVTCQAPCGHSLCRTCFAGDSTQPACCSSSSVARSRKILGKFKLSSLSQPLPGYYRDPTLQVAYYIPDGVQGVGDPHPGQPYKGGKFCAFLPDNRDGQKTAMLLKKAFERGLTFQIKSYNGEERVTWGLIPHKTSWNGGKARNGYPDASYLREVCTVLKNLDIE; encoded by the exons ATGCTCCGCGGGACCGTGAACATTAAACTCGGCATCTGCAGCCAGCGCCGTGTGTGTCGTGCTGGGGCCGGGAACGGGCTCCGTGAGCagcgcggccgggccggggggcggcgccGGCACAGGCGGGGCGGCCCCGCTTTCGCTTTCGCTTCCCGGAGGCGGTTGCAGGGCCGGAGCGGGACGCAG GCAATGTCGGGCCACACAGTGCGGGTGCGGGGCTTCCCCGCCGAGCTGCCTCCTGACAGGGTGGCCGACAAGCTGACCATCCACTTCCTGCGCTCCCGCAACGGCGGCGGGGAGATCGCCGATGTCCAGGTGCTGCCCGGTGCCCAGGCCTGTGCCCTCATCACCTTCGAGGCGTTGGAAG TGGCCCAGAGGATCCTGAAGGCAAAGAATCACGTGTTGTCAATTGGAGGGAAGAAATACCCACTGGAAGTGACGGAGCACGTCGCAGAGCTGAGCCCTAACGAG ATCTTTATACATGCTTACGTGATAGTTGACTATAGCAAGCTTCCTACTGGCAAAACCTTCCTGAGGGACTTGCACAAAGGCTACAGCAACGTGCAGTTCAATTTCGACTCCAGGAGCACACACTGCATGGTCAAGGGACCATTTACTGAGCTGCAGGCCTTCAGCAGGGACCTGCTGGGAAGCCTGAACCTCAAGAGccaagctgctggagagatCCCCCCGCCAGCCTCCAGCCATGTGGCCAAAGAGATGGATGATCACCGGCAAGTGCTTGACTCTGCTGGGTCAGAGGGAGAGAGGGCAAAGCTGCCCAGTTGGGACCAGGTGTGTGAGAAGGCAGATAAAGTCCCATCACCTCGAGGCCCAGTGGATGGCGAAGCTGTGGAACACCTGGAGGACTTTTCCCTCGTGATGGACTCGGACATTTACTTGTACATGCAGAGGTTCTGTGCTGCCGAGTACCAAAGTGTCCTGCGCCAGCACCACGTGGACGTGGTGGATGTCAGCAGTGATGGCATCGCCACTCTGTACCTCCAGCCATCTGCAGATGTGTCTGGGGACGTGAGTGCCATGCAACAGGCCTacctggccctgcagcagctttacCAGCACCTGGAGGTGAGCTTACGCAAGGAGAAGATCGCCAAGAGAGAACTACAGATGGACAGCCAAGCCCTCAGGGCTCTGATACGTGAGCTGCATGATCTGTGTCCCCAGGTGCTCTGCCACGAGGATGAGAAGCAGCTTTATCTTATTGGGAACCTCATTGATGTGTCCCAGGCCAAGCAGTACCTTCAAGGTTTCAATGCCAAGAGAGGTGCTGACCGTGCAGCTGGTGCACTCAGCAGCACCCTGCCCCCACATCCAGCATCcacagaggctgctctgcacaagCCCAAAGCATCTGCGGACACCTCAGCCTCAAGGCTCAGCCCAGGCAGGTCAGAGCTGAAAGGTGAGCTCAAGCTAGCTGCCAACTTCAGTACTCTGAAAGCTGACAGGTCTCAGGCCAGCCAGGGCCCCCGGCTGAAGCGGGACTCTCAACCAGCGGGGCAAGCTCAGACTTGTGGGAAACCCTTCTCAGACACAGATGCTTTAGGTCCAAGTGACCCAACGGCACTGACCCCGCAGTACCAGCCTCGTGTCCCTACAACAGATGTGGGTTTGGGGTCAGCAAATGAGTCTCAGCAGAAGGACCCCAAGGAATGGGACCACGTGAAAGGTGGTGCCAAGCTTGCAAAGCACAAGGCCCTGTCTGCCTTGGGGGGCAAAGAGAGCAGCACTTGGCAGCATCCTGAGGACTCGAAAGGCTCAGGTCCCACCAGGCACCACACATTTAGTCCCTCTGACATGACAAGGACCTCTTCTGCTTTAGACTCCCAGCCCTCTGAATCCAGGCCTCTGCTGAGGCGTTCCAACAGCTTCTCCCTGCCGAGACCAAAGGAAAGCCCCAAGCCCCGAGGAGGAAGCAGGGTGAGTGAAGAAATGAGCCTGGACTCTCTGCAGTGGTCTTACCTGAAGGATGTTTGCCACACCGCTCTGGATGAGCTGTGCAGGGACAGAGGGGTGCAGATCTCAGAGCGTCGCTCCGGGGACTGCACGGTGCTGACgctgcaggcagcagacagGAACAAGCTTTTCCAGGCTAAATGGAAAGTGGAAGCTCTGGTGCAGAAATGCCCTGACCTTGTGTATCAGAGTCTGAGCTATTCAGAGCTGGCTGTAGATGGGCCGGATGACAGTGCCGTGAGTGAACTGTGCAGCCTCTTGAAAGGATACACCCCCCAGGCTGGACTCAGCAAAGACAAGTACAAGCTCTGTATTGCCTGCCCCAAGGAGATGCTGCCAGGGGTGACTGAGGCCTTCCATGTGTTTTCTTCCAGGAGGCTTCGTGCCTTGAAGTCTTCATCCTTGTCTCCAGGAGCAGAGAGTACAAAGCACTCGAATGTCATCCATCCGAGCAGGAGCCAGGACACGGTGCTGGGTGCAGGCTTTCCCAGCAGCCTGGAGTCCCTGCAGATGGGCTTGCAGCACCTGAACATTGATGATAAGGAAGACCAGGCAGATATACCTAAGGCTGAGGAAAAGAGTCCTGCCAGCCCTTGGAGCTTCCAGCAGGcactgaggcaggaggaggctgatgGCCATGTGGATTCTAGGGCTGTGCAAGGAGGAAGCAGCCTCCTGAGCCCTAGTGTGATGGAGAAGCCAAGTCCTGCTGGTCTGAGGGAGCCCCAGGAACAACCAAAGACAAAACTGTCTGTGGGGGAGCCAGACATTGCTCGGCTAAAGCAGGTTTTGCCAGACAGATTCCAGTTTGCAAGAGACAAGAGCAGAGGAGGCCACACCGAAGCGATGGGGCAGCCACGCTCACCAGGCCCTGCTGCAGATGATGCCCCTCACTCCCTGTCCACTTGGCTCTACAAGGCTGGGGCTACTGAGCCACCTGAGCCTGCAGCCAAGCAGTCACCTGCAGCTGAGCTCAGGCCCCTGCTCCCAACGGGCAGGAGCAATGTGCAGGAGGAACCTGACCTGTCCCCACGGCAGCTGAGGGGCCCTGGCcttggagaaggaagaagcaagACCCCTCTGGGCCAGTGTGATGCTTGCCAGGGCTCCGGTGTGACTTGCCAGGCACCCTGTGGTCACTCCTTGTGCAGAACATGCTTTGCAGGGGACAGTACACAGccagcctgctgcagctcctcctcagTTGCCCGGAGCCGTAAGATCCTGGGGAAATTCAAGCTCTCCTCCCTGTCTCAGCCTCTGCCTGGCTACTATCGAGACCCAACGCTCCAGGTTGCCTACTACATCCCTGATGGTGTGCAAGGG GTCGGTGACCCCCACCCAGGACAGCCTTACAAAGGGGGGAAATTCTGTGCCTTCCTGCCTGACAACAGAGATGGGCAGAAGACAGCAATGCTGCTGAAGAAAGCCTTTGAGCGTGGGCTGACATTCCAGATCAAGTCCTACAATGGAGAGGAAAGAGTGACATGGGGCCTTATCCCACACAAAACCTCCTGGAATGGAGGCAAAGCCAG GAATGGATATCCAGATGCCAGCTATCTCCGGGAGGTTTGCACAGTGCTGAAGAACCTGGACATTGAGTGA